In Silene latifolia isolate original U9 population chromosome 3, ASM4854445v1, whole genome shotgun sequence, a single window of DNA contains:
- the LOC141648122 gene encoding uncharacterized protein LOC141648122, translating into MKMMQCKSIAVCIVVAILGVISTAVGLLLEFAPDKTMVRLFRFSWNNDDDYCTGEDCVQCDYFRSAAFYLLVAASVSVIFAQIIISISTDCGCCSGRNSSSSSQILSIFAFVFSWLSCIAAIIVYLIGGAKQYGVQFPESGRVSSLRSLWVDNTNCYKVKPGLFGAAAAFCFGAASLGIINYLISISKNNRTEISSTTTEFQNHGNSPDHMDRPTDIAIALPDVPATPVRRFVTAERYQLPTEPRRIPVMVQA; encoded by the exons ATGAAGATGATGCAATGCAAGTCGATAGCAGTTTGCATTGTTGTAGCCATCTTGGGTGTGATTTCAACCGCGGTGGGCCTTCTGCTCGAGTTCGCCCCTGATAAGACAATG GTTCGTTTGTTTCGGTTTAGCTGGAATAACGATGATGACTACTGCACAGGTGAAGATTGTGTGCAGTGTGATTACTTTCGCAGTGCCGCATTCTATCTGTTGGTTGCAGCTTCAGTTTCTGTCATTTTTGCTCAAATCATCATAAGTATCTCAACTGACTGTGGTTGTTGCAGCGGACGgaattcttcttcctcttcacAGATACTTTCCATTTTCGCTTTCGTCTTCTCCTG GTTGTCATGTATAGCAGCAATAATAGTCTACTTAATCGGAGGAGCTAAACAGTATGGCGTTCAATTCCCCGAGTCAGGCCGCGTGTCGTCATTACGCAGTCTCTGGGTTGATAATACAAACTGTTACAAGGTTAAACCTGGGCTATTTGGTGCAGCTGCTGCATTTTGTTTTGGTGCTGCATCTCTTGGAATCATTAATTACCTTATTTCGATTTCCAAAAATAACAGGACAGAAATTTCTAGTACTACTACTGAGTTTCAGAATCATGGTAATTCTCCTGATCATATGGATCGTCCAACTGACATAGCAATAGCGCTACCAGACGTCCCAGCAACACCAGTGCGCAGATTTGTGACAGCTGAACGATATCAGCTTCCAACAGAACCACGGCGAATTCCTGTGATGGTACAAGCTTGA